In Acidobacteriota bacterium, a single window of DNA contains:
- a CDS encoding LamG domain-containing protein, with protein MNRLSSGDEWTAEAWFFYPLPDNGGQWRLFSAKSKDDPVIVVKSGDEERLGLKVDGRFFDSAFDMKELSIGWHHLAAVANEDGTTFYIDGQNVGTAEAKSSEDIYGICSNLDGPGQSFGKVAEVRIWENALSSEEILANSVTTLTGNEAGLVAYLPMTDGLGQSVTDRSGKPS; from the coding sequence ATGAATCGGTTGAGCTCGGGAGACGAATGGACGGCCGAAGCCTGGTTTTTCTATCCTTTGCCCGACAACGGCGGCCAGTGGAGGCTGTTTTCGGCCAAGAGTAAAGACGATCCGGTGATCGTAGTGAAATCCGGCGATGAAGAAAGGCTCGGCTTGAAGGTCGACGGCAGATTCTTCGACAGCGCCTTCGATATGAAGGAGCTTTCAATCGGTTGGCATCATTTGGCGGCGGTTGCCAACGAGGACGGGACTACATTTTACATCGACGGGCAAAACGTCGGCACGGCAGAGGCCAAATCAAGCGAAGACATTTACGGCATTTGCAGCAATCTCGACGGGCCCGGACAATCGTTCGGAAAGGTGGCCGAAGTGCGAATCTGGGAAAACGCGCTGAGCTCCGAAGAGATTCTCGCGAACAGCGTGACGACGCTTACCGGCAACGAAGCGGGTCTCGTCGCCTATCTTCCGATGACCGATGGCTTGGGCCAATCAGTAACGGATAGAAGCGGGAAACCGTCATGA